Sequence from the Sphingosinicella ginsenosidimutans genome:
ATGAAGAGGTTGCCGGTGCGCTCGCGGTAGATGCCGAAATTCTTGTCGCAGCTCTGCGCGACGAGCGCCTGCTCCGCCGCCTGGACGACGAGGCGGGTGCCGGCGGCGTCGGGCTCAAGCCCGTTGCCAAGGCCCTGATAGGCGAGATCGACGAACGGGATCAGCCCGCGCGCCGCGACGAGATCGGCGATCGCGCGCCACTGGTCAGCATCCAGATCGGCGCCCGTCGGGTTGTGGCAGCAGCCGTGGAGCAGCACGACATCGCCGCGCCGCGCGCCCTTCAGCGATTCCATCATCGCGTCGAAATCGATGCGATGGGTGGCCCGGTCGTAATAGCGGTAATCGACCATCGGCACGCCGGCGGTGCCGATCAGCGGCGCGTGATTGGGCCAGGTCGGCTGGCCGACGAAAATGCGGATGTCGCCGCCGGCGCGAGCGATGAGATCGGCGCCGATGCGGAGCGCGCCGCATCCGCCCGGCGTCTGCAGCCCGACGATGTTCGGATCGTGGTTGGGCCCGAACACGATCTCGCCGATCAGCTGGGTGAAGCGCGCATCGCCCTGCGAGCCGATATAGGATTTGGTGGTCTGCACCTGCTCCAGGATCCGCTCGGCCTTCTTCACCGCGCGAAGGATCGGCGTGTTGCCGTCGCTGTCGCGATAGACGCCGACGCCGACGTCGATCTTGGTCGGCCTCGGATCGGCTTCGGCGAGCGCGATCAATGCGATAAGGGAATCCGCCGGCTGGGCTTCCAGCCGGTCGAACAGCAGC
This genomic interval carries:
- a CDS encoding aspartate/tyrosine/aromatic aminotransferase, producing the protein MAMETLVDRGPSLQEAPLLFDRLEAQPADSLIALIALAEADPRPTKIDVGVGVYRDSDGNTPILRAVKKAERILEQVQTTKSYIGSQGDARFTQLIGEIVFGPNHDPNIVGLQTPGGCGALRIGADLIARAGGDIRIFVGQPTWPNHAPLIGTAGVPMVDYRYYDRATHRIDFDAMMESLKGARRGDVVLLHGCCHNPTGADLDADQWRAIADLVAARGLIPFVDLAYQGLGNGLEPDAAGTRLVVQAAEQALVAQSCDKNFGIYRERTGNLFIKASSPAQAEVAFGNLIGLARTMWSMPPDHGAAVARIVLEDPDLRADWHAELTDMCARIRRIRARLAAADPRLAYIGGEHGMFSMLPLTPDQVIGLRASHGIYMAPSGRFNVVGLSDDSVDRFAAAVLEAMDG